Within the Indicator indicator isolate 239-I01 chromosome 26, UM_Iind_1.1, whole genome shotgun sequence genome, the region GTAGCCGGCGCCCGGGCCGCCTCCGTGGTGACGGCAGCGGTGGGTGTGCGTCAGAGCCCCGGCTGAGTCAACGGGGCAGCCGCCACCGCTCCCCCAGCCCCGGCATCGGCGCCTCAATCCCAGACTGCCCCGAGCTCCGTTCGCTGCCGGCCTTTCTCGGgtggttttgggggggaggaTTAAATCCCGGGAGGAAACACGCCGGTTTGGGATGCGCACAGCAGGTCCCCCACCGGCTGCCTCGGGTCACTGCGGTCCCCGAGCCCTTGGGCAGGTAAGGGATCAGTGGGGAGGGTTTTTCTCGCCCCCACCCCATCCCCCGGAGCTTTACAGAAGAGGACGGCCCCAGCTGGCAGCTTTTGGGGACGAGCTTGGATTTGGATTCCCCCCAGACGAGCTGCTTTGGGCACCCCAAAACTGGCCACTCCCCATGGCTGCCCGTCCCGTCCCTGAGAGGTGCTGGGACAGGAGAAACTGCTGGTCTGGGTTCTCCCATGCCACCGTGCCCACAGGGCACATCCggtgtgtgtgtcccctcctCCCCGTCCCCACCCGGATTTGGGGTGTGGTGAAAGCAGGAGGCAGGGCGCCGGCAGGTCCTGTGCCCACGGCGGGCGTTTCATTGCCATCGTCCCCGTGCCCCTCTACCACTTGCTCAGGCGGAGGATGATGGTGTCCTCATCGCGAGGTCTGTACTCAGCAACACCTGCGGACACAGGCACAGTGGCCCCAGGGGGTGAGAGTGGCCATGGCGGCTGCCCGGGCCCCCAGATGCCCCTCCCCCGGGACCCCCAGGCGTCACTCACCCATCTGCAGGCTGGTGCTGGGGTCAGTGAGGAGCTGCCAGTAGTTCCgcttctgctgctgggcttcCAGTCCCAGCACGCTGATCAGAAAGGGGCCCTGGGGGGTCTCCTGGGTGTCAAACCTGGCAGGTGGGAGAGGAGGGTGAGGGTCTGGTCCAGCACTGACAGCTGTGAAGCAGGTCAGCTGCTAAGGGAGCTGGGTGGTGGGGACTGGAGTAAGACCCTGGTAGAGGTGCAGGGCATGTGGCCACCCCATGTGGGACACCCAAGGACACCAGAGAGTCCCTCCATCCTGGGATGGGTCACCACCTACGTGAAGTTGTGAGGTTCCTGGGCAGCAGCCGCCCTGAGCACATCCAGGAGGGAGGCACCGGCAGGCGCGGGCACCAGCTGGTCATAGAGGCGGTGCTGGGAACACCCTGGTAAGGGGCACTCCACCACCAGCTGTACCATCATGGTCCCCAGCATCTCAGGCAGTGGCTCAGGATTGATGGGGGTCAGCGTGTCTGAGAAAGAAGCCAGCAGGTGCTGATGAACACCAAGGTACCGAGGCACTGGTGAACACCAAGCCACCACAGCAATGGAAACCAAGCCACCATTGTGGTGGCATCTGTGCCAACTCCATCCCAGCTCTCCACTATTTCCCTGCTTCACTCTGGCTCCTACCTGGCTCCTCCTGGCAGCGCATGGAGGTGATGTCCAGGTAAGAGCGGCcatgcagcactggcagcacctGGGCCatggtggcagtggtggtgaAGGCATCCATGTTCTTCAGCAGTGCAGCCATGGCCTGGCCATACACTGTCTGCATCTGGCACATGTTGCTGGCAATGAAGAcctgggagcaggagagaggaaggtGGTGGGGCAGTAGCCTGAGGTGGGAGGTGGGTTGGGACCGAGGGCATATTGCTGCTGAGCATCAtctgcctgcccagcctctgcccCAGGGCACCTGCCTCTGCCCCGGCACCTACTTCTGTACACATGTGGCAGCCATACCTGCATCTGCAgccacacctgcacacacagccACATCTTCACCCACTTCTGCACATGCACCCATATTACACCCACACCTGCACCCAAATATTTCTCTGCACTCACATCTGCACCTGCACCCATACCCACCCCTGCATCCCATACTGCACTTACACCCACCCTGCCCACACCTGCACCCACACCACCTTGCACCTGCAGCCACACCTATCCCTGCACCCATCCCTGCACCCACGCCCATTTACACCTGTGTCCCAAACCACCCACACCTGCACCCACATGCATGCCCACACCCCCACCCTATCCTTACAGCCCCTGGCATGTCTCCCCCCACCTGCATGGCCCACGGGGTGCTGTAGACGTTGCCAAAGAAGCCGTCGGGGCGCTGCTCCtccaccatcctcctcctcagcctgcGCCTGGCCGCCCGCAGCTCTGCCGCCAGCCGGGACCTCACCAGCCGCTTCCGCTCCAGGCAGGTGAAGGCCAGCACTGTCACCGCCTCTGTGTCTGCAGGGACACCGTGTTACACACTCCAGGTGCCACACACCCAGCCTGGTGTGTGCCCTTGCCTGTCGTCGGAGGGGGACCCTcacccacagcactgccacCGGCGTGCCTGAACTTGTGGTGGTGCTCAGCCTCCAGGAGCCGGCGGATCACCTCCTCCCGCACCCGCTTGCGGTGGACACACAGCGCCAGGACGCCCAGGCTGTACTGGTAGTAACTGGTGAGGGGGTGGCCGTGCCGCCGGGACCCTGGGGAGGAGGTAGGTGTTGTGTCCCGGGGGTAAGCCGATGGCCCTGTGCCTGGACGTGCCAGCAGAGGGGTGGTTGCTCGCCGCTGGGATGCTCTCACCTGCCCAGTCCTCCTCCAGGTGGTGCTTCAGCCATGTCACCAGCGAGCGCTGGGAACTGGGATCCGGTGGGGGACAAGTGGCCCGCAGCCCCAGTAGGTACAGCGCCAGCCGCCCCGTCTGCGGCCACTCCGCCTCCACATCCCTGCAAGCCAGCGTGCCAGCTCAAGTCCCCACCCCTCAACGGGGAGCTGTCGCCCCACACGCGTGACAAACacacaggggacacacacatacatgctGCTCTTGAAGGCCGTGGCGTCCCGGTGAGGGTGGCCGTGGGGTGGCACAGCTtcctgcagggtcctgcagggaTTCGGTGTCAGCAGGGTGCCCGGGCCGTGTTGGGGACAGGGAACACCCCCTGGGGGCACATGGTGGGGGACTCGGTGCCCCCCCTCGGGACGTACCGGTTGTAGTGGCTCTGGAAGGTGTCCTGCAGCCGTGTCAAGtactgctgctccccagccaggtGGTGGTCACCAGCCAGGCGAAGGGCCAGGTAGACGCTGGGGTCAGGGTCCCGCCCCGGGTcggctgccagccccagcagccgcCTGCTCAGCGCCTGCACCGCTGCCACCGCCTCCTCCCCTGGGGCCTCTGCTCGCCATGGCCCAGAGAGAGGGAGTGAAGGGTGATGGGGGCCAGGAGGGACCCGAACCCACCTCAGGTGCTGGTCCCGTGGCatctgcagcccccagcactgGTTGCGTGGGGCCACGGTGGTGATAGAGACCCAGCACCCCAACCCTGCTGTGCCCCCCGTGCCCTCTGCATCCATCCCTCAAGTACCAAAACCTCAATTCTTGCCCCCCCAAAATGGGGAAGAATCAAGGTAAGATATGACATGAGGTGGGAGCAAGGAATGCCCAAGGTCCTGGGCATGGTCACCCTCCCACCggcagggtgctgggatggCACCTCTGTCCCCAGGGACCCTGTGGGACCTGTGTGGTTGGTAGGGCTGTGGGCACAGGAGCAGGTTGGCTCCAGGCTTTGGGCAGAGGAAGGGGGCACAGGAATGAGgcttaaccctgatgggtgctGGGGACAGTTCAGCCTTGGAAAActcatccttggaggggtttcaTGAGGCCAACGTCCTCCTAGGAGCCAGAGCACAGGGCTGCATCACGGGATGGCCATCTGCCCCAGCCGTACTCCTGGGGGACCTCCTACCCTCTGCAGCGAGCTCAGGGACCTCCTTTGGGCACCGTCCCACCTGGGTGAGAcgcccagctccagcagggtcCCGTGTTGGGACGTGGGGGACCTGTACTCACCgcagggctgagcaggcaggactgcagcctgcagcaggacgAGGAGCAGCCACATGCCGAAGCGGGACGGTGGGAGCTGAGGCATGGCTCAGCCTGGCACACCACGGCAGAGACAGGCAGAGCCCGGCCGAGCCGAGCCGGGACACTGCTGGGAACGGGGAGGTGTTTTCAGAGGCTGTTTCCGCACTCCGGAGCCGAGTCAGCAGAAATGGGAAAGAACGTCGGCTGGAGGCGAAgcgaagggaagaggagggaagtgTGGCCCGCCCCAGGCAGGACAGAGATAAGCTGCTCCAAGctgctcttccctccttctgACCTGGCACAAACTGTGTGAACGTCCCTGGATTCCATGGCACAGCCGGGGCACTGTGACCCAGGCTGCCAGTGTGGGTCAAACCGACTGGTCACATTTagccctctccccccaccccttcccttaaaaaaaacTCAGAGGGGATTAAAACAcatgaggaggagaggaagtggcctcaaatTACACCACAGGGGAGCttgaggttggatgttaggagaaacttcttcactgaaagggttctcaaaccctggaacaggctgcccagggaagtggttgaatccccgtcccaggaggggctgcagagatgtggtgctgaggaccatgggttagcaccagccATGGTTGAGgtagagaatggctggactcaatggtcttaaaggtcttttccaaccaaaatgattctgattctaaaaTGCTGAGA harbors:
- the TCN2 gene encoding transcobalamin-2, with product MWLLLVLLQAAVLPAQPCEAPGEEAVAAVQALSRRLLGLAADPGRDPDPSVYLALRLAGDHHLAGEQQYLTRLQDTFQSHYNRTLQEAVPPHGHPHRDATAEWPQTGRLALYLLGLRATCPPPDPSSQRSLVTWLKHHLEEDWAGSRRHGHPLTSYYQYSLGVLALCVHRKRVREEVIRRLLEAEHHHKFRHAGGSAVDTEAVTVLAFTCLERKRLVRSRLAAELRAARRRLRRRMVEEQRPDGFFGNVYSTPWAMQVFIASNMCQMQTVYGQAMAALLKNMDAFTTTATMAQVLPVLHGRSYLDITSMRCQEEPDTLTPINPEPLPEMLGTMMVQLVVECPLPGCSQHRLYDQLVPAPAGASLLDVLRAAAAQEPHNFTFDTQETPQGPFLISVLGLEAQQQKRNYWQLLTDPSTSLQMGVAEYRPRDEDTIILRLSKW